The DNA region CCAGCCGTACCAGTAGACCAGGGCCGCGGCGATCTCCACGATGAAGAAGACCCATTCCATCGCCCAGCCCCACACGTAGGCGCGGATCAGGGCGAGGATCGCCTGGGGCGAGATGAGCGCCGCGGTCGTCCAGATGCCGACGCCGGTGATGGCGCCGAACACCAGGGTCAGCAGCAGGAAGGCGCGGCTCTGGGTCTTCACCAGGGACAGCAGCGCCGCGTCGTCGCGACGCCGGGCCGCGCCCTCGGCGAGCACGAGCCACAGCCCCCCGCCGACGGCGAGGTGCGCCACGAACACGTGCAGCACCGAGACCAGGGCCATCAGGATGCCCCCGCCCATCGGCAGTTCCCAGACCGGATAGTTCATCTCCCGTCCTCCGTGGTTGCGACCGCCGTTCCGGCGGCCGCGGTCAGGGCGTCTGCCGCTGCAGCGGGCGGACCAGCCCGCCCCAGCGCTTGTCGAGGTGGAAGCCGTGCCGCTCGAAGAACGGGCGCAGCACGAACAGGGTGGTCACGGCCTGGTGGCCCAGGTTCGCCATCCGCGTGCAGAAGTCCTCGATCAGCACGCTGCTGATGCCGCGGCCCAGCAGCGGCGTGGCCACGACGATCCCGTTGAGGTGGACCACGCCCGGCTCGATCTCCTTCCAGCAGATGCCGCCCACGATGCGCTCCTGGGCGTCGAGCACGATGACGAAGCTGTCGCGCTCGGAGATCGTCTTGTAGTAGCCGGACTTGAAGAACAGCCGGTACAGGCGGCCGTACTCCGAGGGTTCGACCGGCTCGCGCACCGAGTAGGCGGTGCCGGTCTTGTCCTGGATGCGGGTCGAGACGATGACCTGGCGGTGGTCGCTGTCCCCGACGGCCAGCAGCTGCGCGGACTGGTCCGCCGCCGAGTGGGGGAAGGCCAGGCGCTGGAAGGCGTGGCGGTCCTCGGGCTCGGACAGCGTCTCCTGCAGGGCGTTGAGCTCGACGCGCCGGGTCGCCGGCGTGGCCGGTTCGCGGTGCAGGGCGGCGATCAGCGCGTCGAAGGCGGCCTGGGTGGCGTCGGAAGCGCGCCGGAACCAGGTCCGCCGGTACAGGAGGTAGCGCTCGAGCTCGGGCTGGTCCCCCAGGCCGTAGAGGCGCAGCATCTCCTCGACGATCTGCCCGCGCGCCCGCGGCGAGGCGTCGGGGTTCGACAGCTCCCACCGCCGGAAGCGGTTCACCGCGCCGCGCAGGGCGCAGCTCTCGTAGGGCGACTCGTCGAGCCGGTGCAGGTAGCCGCGCAGGACCTCCCCGAGCTGGCCGCGGTGGCTGTCGAGCGGCAGGTCCTCCAGCGAGGCCAGCAGTTCGGCCAGGAACTCGCGCGCGCGGCCGACGCCCAGCGCCTCGACGCAGGCGTCCGCGATCCAGGCCAGGTCCAGGCGCCGCCCCGTCCAGGGGTAGGTCACCGTGGTCTGCTTGAAGAAGTTCCGCAGCATGGGCCGCACGAGGTCGAGCGGGCCCGTGTAGTCGGACCAGCCGGTCATCGAGAGGATGCGGGCGCCCTCGCGGAAGTCGGGCTCGGACACCGCGACGTTCGAGGGCGTGACCATGCCCGGCACGATGCGCCGTCCGCTGATGGCCCAGCCGCGGAACACCGCGGCCAGCGCCTGCACGAACAGGCGGCGCCAGCCCGGGTCGCGCGGTTCGCCCGGGACCTGCGACCAGTCGCCGGCGTACTCCCGGATGCGCTCCCACACCGAGAGGTCGCTGACGAAGGCCAGCGACAGCGCGCCCATGGCCGGCCGGTAGCAGCCGAAGCGCGGCAGGACGGGCGGGCCGTGGGGGTGGCCGCCGAGCGCGATCAGCCAGAAGATGGTCGTGAGCATCTCGCTGCGGTCCTCGTCCAGCAGGTCGCGGTCCCAGATGACGGCCAGCAGGTCGTAGTGCTTCCCCTGCACCGTGTTCACGCTGATGCGGTAGATGCGCTGGCGGTGGCGGACGGCGGTGCGGCCGATCCAGATGCCCTCGCGGGGCACCTCGCGCAGGTCCAAATCCTCGCCGTCGGACGTGAGCTTCACCGACTGCTGCAGGAAGGTGGTGCCGACCAGCACCTCCTCCAGCCGCCGGATCTCCTCGGCGGACATGCCGTCCTGGTAGAGGATCTTGTCCTGCCAGGCGCCCGGGCCGCGG from bacterium includes:
- a CDS encoding cytochrome ubiquinol oxidase subunit I gives rise to the protein MNYPVWELPMGGGILMALVSVLHVFVAHLAVGGGLWLVLAEGAARRRDDAALLSLVKTQSRAFLLLTLVFGAITGVGIWTTAALISPQAILALIRAYVWGWAMEWVFFIVEIAAALVYWYGWDRLDARTHRIVGWIYFVAAYISLVIINGIVTFMLTPGGWLGNHEFWTGFFNPTYWPSLALRSAAAAIQAGLFVLVTVAFARRGDTRAADARAWATRHGAVWVAAGVAAFAAALFWYR